The DNA window TTCCCTAGTAAATTTCAGGCCACGTTTATTTGGCATTAATTTTAAATATGCCATATTTAGATATCAGGAGCCATAAATTCAGAAAGTTTACTCGGAAGGTATGTCCTATACTACTGTTTCCCAGCCAGTACATACCTCTGTTCTGAAATCATCTCTTTCCATCAGATTCATCAAGGAAAGGCAACAAAAGGAACAAGTCGAAGTGGCCATCGCAACAAAGTTTGCAGCTCTTCCATGGAGATTTGGCTGTGGAAGTGTCATCTGTGCACTGAAGGCCTTATTGGATCGCCTTGGCGTCTCTTCGGTTGAGCTCTACCAACTTCATTGGTTGGCTCATCATCCTTTAAATCGACTTTGTTTTTCTCCCCTGTTGACTCCATTGGTTAACTTAGCCGCTCTTCGCATTTCCTTTTCAGGCCAGGGATATGGGGCAATGAAGGTATCCACAACGAGACTTACCACATAAATATGTAACCCGCTTTAGGATGTCAATTTCACTGTTCTTACACGGTTTAGGTTACCTGGATGGCCTTGGAGATGCTGTTGAGCAAGGTCTTGTGAAAGCTGTTGGAGTCTCGAACTACAGCGGTTGTTGTCTGACTTTGGTATTCTTATGATATCATTTGTTAGGCTAGGTACTTCTTTTTCTGTAAAACTAACTCAGATCACGTTTTCCATGACTGTGTACAAAAAAATGCCTCCGAGATGCTCATGCACAGCTTAAGAAGAGGGGGATTCCACTCGCTTCAAATCAAGTAAATTACAGTCTGATATACAGGAACCCGTAGGAAAATGGGGTGAAGGCAGCTTGCGATGAGCTCGGAATTACTTTGATTGCGTATTCCCCAATCGCCCAAGGTAGAACATTTTTCATTCTGTGCACATTGTTGTTCTACTACTACTCAAGCAAGGTGTTGGAGCTATTGTGACATGATGGACAGTGAATTTCGTCCAAAACTTCATAGGATCTAAACACACGCTTAGTGGAAAGAAGGTGTTGGAGCTATTGTGACGTGATGGAAACTTGTATAGTGTCAAACTGTCAAAGTTCATGAATTCAGTGTCCAGTGGACATCAATGCTCCAAGATCTGCCAGAGCTTAAGATGCTTACTAGTCCATACCTTGAACACTTGAAATTCTTCCTGTTAGACAATCAGCAGCAAACTACGACTTACATTGAGGCACTTCAGAACTTCAGATATACTAATGCATTATTATTCAAACAATCTCCAAGTTCTGAACATTGATGAACAGAACTGAATGTTGGCAATTGTTGGTCAGGTGCACAGGTGTTTGGTGCAGAGGAAGGAGATTCAGTGTATGGTTATCTCGTTTTCAGAAACTGAACCTTTAGCTACTGCTTTTCAGTTCCAAAGATGTACTAAGAATGGCCAAATCTATTGGTTGGGCAATCGTATTGAGATCAAACTGAATGTCTGAAACTGACTGAAGTACAGAGCCATCTTTTTAACTTTTCAGGAAGGGCTCCATACACAATTTGTGTTAGTTCTAGGGAGTCAGATCCGGACAGAGACGCTCGATGGTCATCAGTGGTCATGACGTAGAACCATTGAGCTCAAGACAATGATCTTTACTGATGCTGATATCTCCTCACCTTGTTTGGTGGGCTTTGCATCTGGTGTTAAAGTCCTTTTTGCCATTGCGGCTAAAGGTTGTTTAGTATGGATCTGACGTCTGACCAGGTGAGGAAGGTACATGAGGGCAGTGATAGTTCACAATAAAATCTGATATTGACTGTGCATCATTATGTTCGGTGCATGATGAGTTTGCATGATCTTCATTAGTAGGGCAATTCACaataaaattagaaaaaaaaattcatcgcTATTTAGTTTGTTTATTCAGTGAATTTTTTCCAATAAAATACTGGTTGGTTTGCAAACCTACCTGAAACCATCTTAAACCACCTTGAGCAGCCCAAGTTGAAACCATGTAAGTATGAATTTTCAGGAAGTGTGATCATCTCATACAAATAAACCGTCAAGTTGAAACGATATTTTGACCCAGATGAGTACCACTATTCTCACTCAAAATGCTCAGAAGAATGCATAAGTGGTTAAGACACAGATATCTGCGTTGCTTGGGTTTAGCAGATATATTAGCTCGGCTTAAATTTAGATCAATTGCCAAGATCTTATCATCCATCAATAACATGTATAATGGATGAATAAACTCCTATGAATCAATAACCAGTTTCAAGGACCCACAACAAAAAATAGGTAGGAGTAGCAAAGTTCTATGTTTACTAGACTTTTGCAGAATCACTGTTtaatattactaaataaaatgTAGTAATAATTGCAATGAAATGGCTGCTACAAAAGTACAAATATCAGATAGCTTCGCACAAATAATAACATGGAAATATCACTTTTATTCAAGATGCTTATCAGTTTGTTCAGAACACAGGAAAGCTTTCTTTTGAAACAATCTAGCATGCAGACTTGTTTACCGCAACTGAACCATAAGGTTTCAGAGATGCTTGATCAAATGTTCAAAGTACTTATTGGGTAATTTTGCTCATATCAAACTCAAATTGAACTACAGAGTACTTTTCAGCAAAGCAAAGCACATATCCAACATAATATCATTCAAGAACCCTGCTAAGGCTAATCTTAACAAAAGCTCCAACAAGACCAAACATATGTTTACAATTCATGAGCAGGAGTTTCAAGACCCATAATTGAGCATGAAAACTTATTACTTGCTCAGCACTTATTCGGTTCAGAGAGGAGCTAATCCATACTGATGAAAATCTGCAGAACAGAGAAACAGAGTGAATATATGTATATTCAGTTCCAAGTGCCCACTTTAAGTATgataataaaatatttttttacatgTGCGCACGAAGCAATTGACAGGACAAACGACATTTGGGAACAGATGGGTAACATTATTCGCTCAAAGTGCTAAACAGAAAGCATAGATGATCGTAAACCCAGATATCTGACTTTCTTGGGTTTGCCAGATAAGTTCCTAGCTTGGCTCAGATTAAGACTAATTGCCAAGATGTCGTCATCCATCCATAACATGTATACAAGATGAATAAGTTCCTAGGCATCTCTAACCAATTTCAAGGACCCTGCAACAAAAAATAGGTGGGAGTAGAAAATTTCTACAGTTACTTCACTTTGACAAATTCACTTTTCCATATTTTCATGGACTAAATTCTAGAAACTGAAAAACCATGGACTACGCAAAGTTGTACCTGGGATGTAGAAGCTCGTGTATGGAACAACACCGTGGGTGTGACCATCACCACAGTCCTCTTCCCTCACATGTCCGGACTCTAGAGCAATACTGAACCAAGCATCCTCTGTCCCCACAAAAAGACCCCAGCGCCATGGGCAAAACCAACATAATCATTTATGATGGCAACTGCATCAACGCGGCGGTCGAGGCGGTCAGCGTGGCTCGGGCGGAAGGGGTTGGCGGGGACGAAGCGGGCGACGAAGTCGTATGCGCAgtcgtcgtcctcgcctccGTCCCTGAGGTTGGCCAAGAAGCCGAGCATGGGGCCACACAGTGGCGCTCGGTGAAGCCGCGGCGGAAGCCTGGAGCGGAGACGATGCGGCACCACCGCATACACACGGTGGCGGCACGGGTCGTCcggcggcaggcggaggaggatCTCCTCGACGAGCTCGTCCATCAGCCCCTCCGCCATACTGCTTGCTTGACCGGACCCGGAGCGcccacggcgagcagcggcgggaggattttattttttttgataaaacatACCTGTATTAAACATAAAGATACCGTACAAAGACGAGTATGCTTACAGATACATTCTGGTAGAATACAGAGAGCAGCTGTACCACCAGACTACTTGCATAAAGGCCCTTGTAAAAGAATACAATTACAAACAAGCCCCTAGAATCTTTGGGCGCCAGATTCCGTCGTCGTCTGCACCTCCGGCGAACGCCCAGCACGATTACCTCCGACCCCAGATCAGTCGGAACTCCATCGCAACGAAGCTTTGAAGAGCCGCAGTAGACACCTGCCGCACGGGTCGACGAGCCGACGGTGAAGATCTCCTGTACATGAGCTCCACAGCAGGAGCACAACCTCCACGAGCTCGCCGATGGCGCCGGAGAGAAACACCACAAGGGCGAGGAAGAGCCCGAGAGGACTTATTCCGTCgcagcatcgccgccgccaccgcctcgtcgTCGACGCCCGGAAACCTAAACCTAGAAGTACTAGGACCTAATACCCTACAGCCTCCACCCACCGGCAAGAGGCCGGCGGTCTCCGCCCCCTCCCAACGGCACTGAGACcatcggcgggggggggggggatttggGGATCGCGAAGGGCGAAATGCGACAGCGACAGGGGTGGGGAATGTTTTCCGTTGGACCTTTTATGTGGGGTGGAGCCCGGGAGGCAGTGCAGTGGCACTACACATTTGTAGCCATcgattcagagtttcagacatTCAGGTCACACGGCAAGCATGGCCAATGCCAtaaacttctttttttttccttttgcgaTTATTAGGCCTACACATGAAAGCTCGATAAAGCGTGTGTCCATCTTCTGTTTGAGATCTTTCACCGAAAAAGAATCTTCTGCTTGAGATTTATGGTTCACAAATCTTGAGAGAATTGGAAAACCGCCTTGTTGAAAGAAACAGAGTGCAGGACAGCAGGAGTTCACGGTCTCTTCTGTTGTCAgtgctcaacatcaatggggaATGCATGTGTGGATGTAAAGCAGTTAGTCAGGCCATTTTCCCCACTCAGAACAAAGCAAGGCAGGCAGCACACTAGCAAAGAACGaagcaacaaagaaaagctcaagtCAATACACGATGCCACTGACAACCATCCTTGCATATAGAGAGTAAGATACTCTAGTAGATTTTAATCTTTTCAGTTCCAAGCTGAACATATATAAACTGAAACCTACTTTTCATAGTCACGATGCCACTGACAACAATCCTCGTTCCGGAAGTGAAAAACTAAACTGAGCAGATCAGATCCGTTTTTCAGGCAAAAGAACCACAATATACGTTTGGACGTTTGGTTCCAAGCGGATTCGTCGACCATCAAagaaaactaaacctcaaacaTACTCTTCATAGTCATGATCATATTAACCAACTACCGAGGAAGATTAAAAGGTCCGATCGATAACTGGTGTGTGGTCACGGTGGCTTAAACTACAAAGAAATTTAACTACCAGCTGTCGAACAGAATATTGGTAGGCATCCAAAGCATCAGCCCTGCAACAtgtcagccgccgccgccgccgcgccgcataTTCAACTTGTTGGATTTGCAAATGGCCATGAACTAGCATATTTGGGCTCAGGTGTGGTTACTTTCCCTCCGCTGGCAATGGCGATACACTGCTAGCAGGACCTGACAAGTacaaatcataattaattaattagtgCCTGACAGCTGGGTAATGTTTACAAACAAGGCACGAGTGGAATGAATAATCTACATACATAAAGATACAAAAGGCCACAAGCAAATCATCTCGACCGCTGTGAACTTTTCCAAATCAAGTTTAAAGGGCTCGTGTTTTTTAATGTCAGTTTCAGATTTGCAGATAAGACGGTTGATACGGTACCTGAAGCATGGAAGCTCATGAAGGGCAAGGCGCTGTAAAATACTCCAGAGTCGCTCACCTTGCTCACCTGCCCTGATTTCAACTCAATCATCAAGGTGCTAGTATCTACCCACACAAACACAACACCGACACCCTCAGCAAGACCGATCACCGTACGAAACTGCCAAAGCTAGCCACCAAGGCTGCCTGAAGATTTCACCGGACAAAATTGCATAAAAGTCCAAGAGACAAGTCCAAGAGACACTTTAcactaagtcactaactagtaATCTAAACACATCAGAGCTAAGAGAGACTACTAACTATCCATTACGCCATTAGAAAAAGATCCAGAGAGCATGATGGCAAGCAGAACTGCAAATACATTTATGCAAAGTGCTGCAAGCCACAAAACATATATATGCCATCTGGGAACTGTGATCACCAGTATATATTTCCTTCATCTTAGAGACCTTGCACTAGCAACTTGACTTTTTCATGCACTTGAAGCGGAAGCGCTGCTACTTGGCTCCTCATCTGTAGAGGCTGCTCCCAGTGCTGTAGGAGCACAAATTTTGAAAGTAATATCAACAACGTTAGGAATCAATGTGTTGGAATAATTAGCACTTTTAGTTTTGATTCAATCcgataataaatcatgaacagTATCACAAAGGAAACAGACCTAGACAGTCCTACCAAAAAAACTTGAACCTGACTATCTAGCAGAATCATATCTAAACATGTAAACAAAAATAGTATACAACACATGATTAAGGCAAGATGCACGTACGTTTCCTTTTTTATGACGATGGGACAGACCAGCCTGTTCTTTCATTTCTGGCGACGACGCGCGGCGCACGCCCGACGAAGAAGAAGACGCGCCGTGTTGTTGATGCAGCGAAGACGAATGGAAGCGATCGAGCAGTCGCGCAGAGCGCtttccaaaaaccttattcgccctctcccggtgcaggatcgcTGAGGACGACGGTTCtagagacctgctctcccgatCGCAGTTGCACGCCAACGATCGGGGGGAAGTAGGCTCGGCGGAGAGAAAGCAAAACCTAGATGCGTTTGTGAGCTATTCGAGTCATGCGGTGGCCGTCGCATTTATAGGGAGAACCGCGTAGGGTTAGGGCGTCCCGTAACCGAGTCGTTTTCTCTATTAAATATGAAACAAATCTGCAGCAAAAATAAACTGCAAAAGGAAGCCGCGCACCCGCAAGGCTTGAGGCCGGATTTCGGCGGACCATTCACGCGCATGTCGCGCGCCCTTCGCcacgcccggcccggcgagccgAGCGCGCGCATGTTTCTTCCTTTCTCCTCCTCATCACATAGTTATTACAAAACCATTATGAAAGTGAGATATGTTTACAGTAGGTCTTTATTATTACAGTTCTTCCAagttcattgttcagcggaagcagaaaATATACCATCTAACGATAACTAGACATCTCGATAAAGTCCATACGAGACATCATTCTTTCAGATCGAAATCCGCACCAACTGAAGGTTCATCCCACACTACAGACCAACCTGGGGGCAAGTTATAAGGCCAAGTCAAACCAGCGATCATCTCTTCAAAAGCCTCACCGGAAAACAATGCAACAAGTAAGCCTGAATATACTAATACTCATTAAGGCTTATCCATTTATGGATATACCTTAGCCCActaactagacatgcacggctgtGAAGCtcttggttttcttttgctgaaaaagcGATAAGAGTAAGTCCTTACGTTCATCTTTTATTTTCCGAATTCTATGTTGATTAAACCAGTCTAGGTGAGCACCTATTGCTAATCAAGCATGTTGACTTTAATCATCCAACTATTCATTTTGTCATTAACATCTTTCAGATGTTACTCGATGTGGCAAgtgtgttaagcagtctcattgacCGTGAGCGGTggccgattcgaatcgagttcttaaccttgcaaggtaaatcTAACTCCCACGCATGGGGAGCCCAGTCATCCACGCAACATTTTCCCTTTCTTCCCGGCTTGTGGAACAGGGTCACCCCCTCGACTACATAGTACAACTACTCCGCACCCGAATGTTGCGCTCATCCTGGATTTCGTCCAAAAGAGGGTGAAAGTAAAACGCTCATCCTGGACTTCGTCCAAAAgaggtgaaagtaaagtccactccCTAGTCCAATCGAGTAAtctgcttaccgattaccatatttctcagcACGTGGCTAGtatgttcaaacgcttaacaaagcTACCACACATTTCATCCTTATGCTATTTCACTAAGCTGACGGGGTCTCCATCCCAAGTAACGACCGTTGACCCTGTCTATAAACCTTATTATTTCAAAGTGGTGGTAGAGCATTTCAGAGCCTGTAATCTCGCGAGTAGCAGgaactactcgacttttaccgatccTAATTAGCAGAGCATCTACTCGATCTTGTCTAGTAGGAAACCATCCATgggtacctagaattatgcatttAAGGTTTCAAGCATctcctagaaacttaaatgcacaaataatagattaCAACATAGGTTACATAAATTTGCAATTAGGGAAAATTTAAATgcatcggggcttgccttctagGGCACTGTCAGCAATCggttcttccgaactttggttcgggtcttgaatGAGTTCACTCGAGTTCAGCTGCAACTCGGTGGATGTATTTTCGTTCGTCGGCACCAACTCGTATGTTCCGTCCAAGACTTGGTGgtgtctatatgaaatgcaatggACGTTTTATTACTAAAAAGatttgagtatagctttccctcactataaagttgtaatccaaACTTAGAGTTTTTATTGATGAAATTTCTTTTATCTAAAGTTTACTGGGCGTAGTTTTAATTAAACTTATGTTTACAAATGTGCTTGGTTGGATTTTGTTATTAAGGAGATTATTATTTATGAAGGATTTTGATCTTTTTATTACATGAGTTATGATCatgttctggtgctacaaattttgcaCAAGGAAGCAAACTAAGACATGAGTttatagtaaaattttcagaaaaaACCAGTAAAGCATTTGCTCATAAAAATTTACTTAAAAGCATCCATATCGATATCAATATGAATTTGTACAGAAAGAACTATATTAGTtttgaagctcaaaattttacaacgTGTTCTACACCTAATTATTAAcgtactgtaaatttttcagatttttcctACACATATAACAGTGGTAATAAATTCGACAAGTATCAAGTCAATATAACAAGATTAAATTTTTCTAAGAGTTCTGTAGTGTTTCTGggtttcaaaattttaccataaCCTATTCTTTGTATGATAGTGCTTCAGTAAAAATATCAGCATTTTTCTACCTCAGGATATTTAGTTTTGCATTTACTTCTTTTtaaacatgcataaatattCAGGGTAGATGTTGTTAAGCAAAACTGTTCAAACTTTTTTGTGCAGCATCTATGTCTACTAGCAAGCTTGTGtgtgatttttagaaataaaAACACACCATAATTACCAGGAGAAAATAcacaaataaaacatgtgatATCAAACTTAAATCATATCTCCTATTTTACTCAAGATTTGGTTCCCAAACTTTGTATGCTAGTTTATCTACTCAAGAACATAAGctggtaaaaatttcatatttttctagctACAACAACTATATTCCCCATTTTATGGCTATTTAAGGTGGTTTAAATCACAAATATAGCTAGACAGTTCTAAAAAGCTGGGAGCTTTCAAGCCGTGTGACTTCAGAGCTACACACATTACCGTCACATTTCAATTGATACAGTGAAGCCCCCAGAGTTCACAGAAATACAGTTGCCAGGAGATATAGATACTAACTCTGCAGGCCAACAGACAAAATGGAGTTGGAGAATGGCTGCCACTCTACTTGGTTGCATTATCAACTCCAAACTGGGACAGGAGGGAAGTTTTCCACCAATGCAGACAGGCTTAAATGTCTGAACCATTATTCGGTCAGCAAGTCAGTTACACCATGACAAGATCAGTTGGAACCAAAGTTGGGTTCTCCTGATGCAAAGCATAAATCTTGTCAGTCATTCCTTCCTTCCGATAAGCTTCCACCAAGATAGAGTATGTCATGGCATCCGGATCACACTGCTTATGCTTCATGTGCATGAAGACCCTCTCCATCTCCATCAGATCATCTGCTTTTGCACATGCACCAAGAATAGCATTGTGGAAAGATGTATCTGTGGGCACACCAAGTCTCTCAGCAAGCTTATCCATGCCCACAACCTTATGGAAAAAGCCTGCTTTGCTAAACCCATTTATTAGACAACAGAAGGTCTTTGTATCTGGTTTCATCCCCTCAGAGCGCATCTGGTTAAATGTGTGTTCCATGTTTTTGGCATCACCCGCCTCAGCAAATGCCTCAATCACATTGTTGTATGTGGCAGTGGTCCATGGAAATGCTAGCTTGCGCATGTACTCCATGACTGCAGACATCTTATCGTACATCCGCTTCTTCCCATAGGCGCCAATGAGAATGTTCAGTGTGCGAGTTTCCGGTTCGATGCCATAGCTTCGGAATTTCTCATACCATTCCTCCATCGCTTCCACCTGGCCCCTGTTTCCAAACAGGCTTAAGATAATGTTCATTGTCCAGACATCCGGCTTGCAGGTTGTGCTGTCGAGCATGTTAGAGAGCATTCTTTCCATGTCATCCAACCGTCCAGCCTTTCCATACCCACTGAGGACAATGTTCTGCATGACCGTGTTGGGTGATATCGAGCGCTCAGCCATGTCTTTGTACATAGCTTCAACAAGGTCAAATCTGCTGGCATCGACACAGGCCTTGATGATGGTGCTGTAGGTGTAGACGTCAGGCTGGCACAGTGGAGAGGCCTTCATGTCTGTGAGGAGCTGGAGTGACTCATCCAGTAGGCCGCAGCGGCAGTAGGCCCCAATCAAGGCGGTGTAGAGCTCAGGGGTGGGTTGGCATCCTTGTTGCAGCATCTCGTCGAATAGCTGGCGCGCTTGGGCGGCGTGGCCTGATCTGCCAAGCAGCACGATGAGCTTCATGTAGGTGCCCTCTTTCGGATGGTAGAAAGGCTGCTCCTTGAGCATCTCGAAGACCTGCAAATACCAATTTACCATTGGCGTCAGCATCAGCATTGCGAATTCCTTTCCTCAAACAAGAAATTGATACAAACTAGAAATTGAGGGGAGCTGTGGGTTGTTGGAGATGATGGAGCAATTCAAGCAAGGGAAACCAAATGTAAAGGGGTGGTGTGCACCTGCAGCGCCTCTCGCCAGTTCTTTGAGTTGATGCTGTCGGCGAGGGcctcggtggcggtgcacgCCCACGCCTTGGCGTCCGCGCGGGCGTCCAGCCGCTTCTTGATGTTCTTCAGGGGCGTCCTCGACGCTTTCGAGTCGGGGGGCGCGGCGGTGCCCAGGAACTCTCCCGCCTTCCAGTGCCGCTTCTCCGGCGGTGGGGCGGGGCGGCCGCCGTCCCTGCCGGCGGAGGACCCCGGGAACTCCCCCGCCTTCCAATGCCGCTTCCGTTCCGTGAGTTGGGATGACTCCGAGGGCCGGCGCTTCTCCTGCAGCGGTGCGGGGCGGCGCTTCTCCTGCGGCGGGgtgaggcggccgccgccgtaccTTCCGGCGGCCGAAGACACCCCCACCTCCCCTCTCCCCGGCACCCCGAGGCCCGGCCGGAGAagacgcggcggcagcggcggcattcGGGAGTT is part of the Panicum virgatum strain AP13 unplaced genomic scaffold, P.virgatum_v5 scaffold_1235, whole genome shotgun sequence genome and encodes:
- the LOC120693969 gene encoding uncharacterized oxidoreductase At1g06690, chloroplastic-like, with product MADRKLKAAKGAFDASIDCGITFFDSAEVYGAGISGAINSESLLGRFIKERQQKEQVEVAIATKFAALPWRFGCGSVICALKALLDRLGVSSVELYQLHWPGIWGNEGYLDGLGDAVEQGLVKAVGVSNYSGCCLTLVFL
- the LOC120693967 gene encoding pentatricopeptide repeat-containing protein At3g06430, chloroplastic-like codes for the protein MGPPAYTASLSPGSALFSNSRMPPLPPRLLRPGLGVPGRGEVGVSSAAGRYGGGRLTPPQEKRRPAPLQEKRRPSESSQLTERKRHWKAGEFPGSSAGRDGGRPAPPPEKRHWKAGEFLGTAAPPDSKASRTPLKNIKKRLDARADAKAWACTATEALADSINSKNWREALQVFEMLKEQPFYHPKEGTYMKLIVLLGRSGHAAQARQLFDEMLQQGCQPTPELYTALIGAYCRCGLLDESLQLLTDMKASPLCQPDVYTYSTIIKACVDASRFDLVEAMYKDMAERSISPNTVMQNIVLSGYGKAGRLDDMERMLSNMLDSTTCKPDVWTMNIILSLFGNRGQVEAMEEWYEKFRSYGIEPETRTLNILIGAYGKKRMYDKMSAVMEYMRKLAFPWTTATYNNVIEAFAEAGDAKNMEHTFNQMRSEGMKPDTKTFCCLINGFSKAGFFHKVVGMDKLAERLGVPTDTSFHNAILGACAKADDLMEMERVFMHMKHKQCDPDAMTYSILVEAYRKEGMTDKIYALHQENPTLVPTDLVMV